The following are from one region of the Paenibacillus bovis genome:
- a CDS encoding DUF5693 family protein: MVQKWQRWNNASAKWLWILVILGMVASLPIAYNRIQTEATSKNVEFVFNYRNLITIASYQPHPQDYIQQQLQRLKDAGVGSAAVYQSSLSELQTSQRIHVYSSADVANLQNQVIPLNENFTYVQFTSEENAQMLKPVLERVFGSLGISVSPWSYQKLPGVVIQTSPDDAGLKPLDPDPITMKTLHDMGFQIVPRLNDALPYSHAMLSGLLDQFSAVGVKTILFDGSSVTGFNDDIEKKSITAFAQLLKEHHIAIAAIENLKAPQDGFSKLAYLTDYNVVRLYSLSEGDSQLDPITVADRFVLASKDRNIRMMYLNLAVSRDTTKAKMTDSIDNVINSLQAGGNAIHDIQKNGFTIGPAVARDVHTFAMERYAKLLVLIGAIAAISLLAYYFVRRLTLIAFVLGLIGSAGLILIHKALLLEQGIALLAAISIPTIAMIYAVRKVDRLYESRQTLSTGKRVIQAVVLFIITSLWSLTGALFIIGLLDDITYQLVINQFRGVSLLHFAPIALTAIYIAFYRGKEGFGFAGLRKLLKSPVTLTWIIVLGVVFVVGRYYLERTGNAGTVSPLEMQFRNALEGLFNVRPRNKEFLMAHPLFIVGVFIAAKYRHAIYILIIASIGQLSMVDTFAHIHSPVLISLSRGLLGMGLGLILGLVAIVIWQIIERCWRKWLPSLFKS; the protein is encoded by the coding sequence GTGGTTCAGAAATGGCAGCGTTGGAACAACGCTTCTGCAAAATGGTTATGGATACTTGTTATTCTTGGTATGGTGGCTTCTCTGCCGATTGCCTATAATCGTATTCAGACAGAAGCAACGTCCAAAAATGTGGAGTTTGTATTTAATTATCGTAATCTGATTACTATTGCGTCGTATCAGCCTCATCCCCAGGATTATATCCAGCAACAATTACAGCGGCTCAAAGATGCAGGGGTTGGATCTGCAGCTGTATACCAGAGCAGTTTGAGTGAACTGCAAACCTCACAACGAATTCATGTGTATAGTTCTGCGGATGTGGCTAATCTCCAAAATCAGGTGATTCCACTCAACGAAAATTTTACATATGTCCAGTTCACCAGCGAAGAGAATGCGCAGATGTTGAAGCCTGTTCTTGAGCGAGTGTTCGGTTCATTGGGTATTTCGGTTTCTCCATGGTCGTATCAGAAATTGCCGGGTGTAGTCATTCAGACATCGCCCGATGATGCAGGTCTCAAGCCGCTTGATCCGGATCCGATCACAATGAAAACATTGCATGATATGGGATTCCAGATCGTGCCGCGTCTGAATGATGCACTGCCGTATAGCCATGCTATGCTGAGTGGACTGCTGGATCAGTTCAGCGCTGTTGGCGTGAAGACGATTTTGTTCGATGGCAGTTCTGTTACAGGTTTTAATGATGATATTGAGAAAAAGAGTATTACTGCATTTGCGCAATTGCTTAAGGAACATCATATCGCGATTGCCGCGATTGAGAACCTCAAAGCTCCTCAGGATGGATTTAGCAAGCTGGCTTATCTGACTGACTACAATGTAGTACGTTTGTATTCGCTGAGCGAGGGAGATTCCCAGCTGGATCCGATTACCGTAGCTGACCGTTTTGTTCTGGCCAGCAAAGACCGTAATATTCGCATGATGTATCTGAATCTGGCGGTATCGCGTGATACGACCAAAGCCAAGATGACAGACTCGATTGACAATGTTATTAACAGCCTTCAGGCTGGAGGCAATGCGATACATGATATTCAGAAAAACGGCTTTACAATTGGTCCGGCGGTTGCACGTGATGTCCATACGTTTGCTATGGAGCGTTATGCCAAGCTGCTTGTACTGATTGGAGCGATTGCAGCTATTTCGCTGCTGGCATATTATTTTGTACGCCGCTTGACGCTCATTGCTTTTGTACTGGGCCTGATCGGCAGCGCCGGATTGATCCTGATTCACAAAGCACTGCTGCTGGAGCAGGGAATCGCTTTGCTGGCAGCAATCAGTATTCCTACTATTGCAATGATCTATGCCGTACGCAAAGTAGACCGTTTGTATGAGTCGAGACAGACTTTATCTACTGGCAAACGTGTGATCCAGGCAGTAGTATTGTTTATTATTACTTCCCTGTGGTCGCTGACCGGAGCCTTGTTCATTATTGGGCTGCTCGATGATATCACTTATCAGCTGGTTATTAATCAATTCCGTGGTGTGAGTCTTCTGCACTTTGCACCGATTGCACTGACAGCTATTTATATTGCTTTTTATCGTGGTAAAGAAGGATTCGGCTTTGCCGGCCTTCGTAAACTGCTCAAATCACCAGTTACTCTGACATGGATCATCGTGCTGGGAGTAGTATTTGTAGTCGGTCGTTATTATCTGGAGCGTACAGGCAATGCCGGAACCGTATCTCCACTGGAAATGCAGTTCCGTAATGCACTGGAAGGACTGTTTAATGTTCGTCCACGTAACAAGGAATTCCTGATGGCGCATCCGCTGTTTATTGTTGGTGTGTTTATCGCAGCCAAGTATCGTCATGCCATTTACATTCTGATTATTGCTTCAATCGGTCAGCTTTCGATGGTAGACACATTTGCCCATATTCATTCACCGGTACTGATTTCCCTGTCCCGTGGTCTGCTGGGTATGGGACTGGGTCTGATTCTGGGACTCGTGGCAATCGTTATCTGGCAAATCATTGAAAGGTGTTGGAGAAAATGGCTTCCGTCTCTGTTCAAATCGTAA
- a CDS encoding phospho-sugar mutase, translating to MTTLSEQAQRNLDQWLNDTTIDAKTKEELQSLDGQVQELEDRFYRDLEFGTGGLRGVIGAGSNRMNSYTVGRATQGLAEYILSVHKGTEKPSVVIAHDSRHFSPEFSLEAALVLAGNGIVTKLFPSLRATPELSFAVRHLNATAGIVITASHNPPEYNGYKVYNASGGQLVPHEAEQVISNIREIASFADIKRISREEAESQGMLVWLGSEEDEAFLDTVTSISVNRELLQGEAGKNLKIVYTPLHGTGYRPVREGLQRLGFTNVSIVEQQQEPDGNFSTVKSPNPEEREAFTLAIELGEKVGADILIGTDPDSDRMGAVVKDPSGKYFVLTGNQSGAIMIHYYLSQLQEQGKLPSNGAVVKTIVTSEMGAAIAEHYGATVYNTLTGFKYIGEKMNQFEESGEHTFLFGYEESYGYLAGNYARDKDAVVAALLISEAAAYYKQQGKTLYDVLQELYEQFGYFQESLESRTLKGKDGVAQIQGIMESWRTDSPSEINGVQVTEALDYSKGLNGLPKENVLKFMLADGSWFCLRPSGTEPKIKVYFAVRGDSQADSEARMNTLKQAVMSRVDG from the coding sequence ATGACAACCCTTAGTGAACAGGCACAACGCAATTTGGATCAATGGCTGAATGATACAACAATCGATGCAAAAACCAAAGAGGAACTGCAAAGCTTGGATGGACAGGTACAGGAACTGGAAGACCGTTTTTACCGCGATCTGGAATTCGGTACAGGTGGTCTGCGCGGCGTAATCGGAGCGGGCAGCAACCGTATGAACTCCTACACGGTAGGCCGAGCGACACAGGGACTGGCGGAATACATTCTGTCTGTACATAAAGGAACGGAAAAGCCTTCCGTTGTTATTGCCCATGATTCCCGTCATTTCTCTCCCGAGTTCTCTCTGGAAGCTGCACTCGTACTGGCAGGTAACGGCATCGTAACCAAGCTGTTTCCGTCACTGCGTGCTACTCCGGAATTGTCTTTTGCCGTGCGTCATCTGAACGCTACAGCAGGTATCGTCATTACAGCGAGCCACAACCCACCGGAATACAATGGTTACAAAGTATACAATGCGAGCGGCGGCCAGCTGGTTCCGCATGAAGCAGAACAAGTTATCAGCAATATTCGCGAGATCGCTTCATTTGCCGATATTAAGCGCATAAGCCGTGAAGAAGCAGAAAGTCAGGGCATGCTCGTATGGCTGGGCAGCGAAGAGGATGAAGCTTTCCTGGATACTGTTACATCCATCAGCGTGAATCGCGAACTGCTGCAAGGAGAAGCTGGCAAAAACCTGAAGATCGTCTACACACCTTTGCATGGTACAGGCTACCGTCCGGTGCGTGAGGGTCTGCAGCGTCTGGGCTTTACCAATGTCTCTATCGTAGAGCAGCAGCAGGAGCCGGATGGCAATTTCAGCACAGTGAAATCTCCAAACCCGGAAGAGCGCGAAGCTTTTACACTGGCTATCGAACTGGGTGAAAAAGTAGGCGCCGATATTCTGATCGGTACAGACCCGGATAGTGACCGCATGGGTGCAGTTGTCAAAGATCCTTCCGGTAAATACTTTGTACTGACAGGCAACCAGTCCGGTGCGATTATGATTCATTACTATCTGAGCCAGCTGCAGGAGCAGGGTAAACTGCCTTCCAACGGCGCAGTAGTCAAAACAATCGTAACCAGCGAAATGGGCGCGGCGATTGCCGAGCACTACGGCGCGACCGTATACAACACACTGACCGGTTTCAAATATATCGGTGAAAAAATGAACCAGTTCGAAGAGTCGGGAGAGCATACTTTCCTGTTCGGTTATGAAGAAAGCTATGGCTATCTGGCCGGCAACTACGCACGCGACAAAGATGCGGTTGTAGCTGCACTGCTGATCAGTGAAGCGGCTGCCTACTACAAGCAGCAGGGCAAAACATTGTATGATGTATTGCAGGAGTTGTATGAGCAGTTTGGTTACTTCCAGGAGAGTCTGGAATCCCGCACACTCAAAGGTAAAGACGGCGTCGCTCAGATCCAGGGTATTATGGAGAGCTGGCGTACCGACAGCCCTTCCGAGATCAACGGTGTTCAGGTTACGGAAGCGCTGGACTATTCCAAAGGCCTGAACGGATTGCCAAAAGAAAACGTACTGAAATTCATGCTGGCAGATGGCTCATGGTTCTGCCTGCGTCCATCCGGTACAGAGCCAAAAATCAAAGTATACTTTGCAGTACGCGGAGATTCCCAGGCCGATTCCGAAGCACGCATGAATACACTTAAGCAGGCTGTAATGAGTCGCGTAGACGGCTAA
- the fabZ gene encoding 3-hydroxyacyl-ACP dehydratase FabZ, producing MYNVQEIQEIIPHRPPFLLVDRILELEEGKRAVGIKNVTINEPFFAGHFPGYPVMPGVLIVEALAQVGAAAILKVEANRSKLAMFAGIDNVRFRGQVVPGDTLHLEVEITRMKASIGKGRAVATVDGNVVAEGEIMFALTNRDNA from the coding sequence ATGTATAATGTACAAGAAATTCAGGAAATTATTCCGCACCGCCCTCCTTTTCTGCTGGTAGACCGCATTTTGGAGCTGGAAGAAGGCAAGCGCGCTGTTGGAATCAAGAATGTGACGATCAACGAACCATTTTTCGCCGGTCATTTCCCGGGCTATCCGGTAATGCCAGGAGTACTGATCGTTGAAGCGCTGGCTCAGGTAGGTGCAGCTGCTATTCTGAAGGTAGAAGCGAATCGCAGCAAACTGGCGATGTTTGCCGGTATCGACAATGTGCGCTTCCGTGGCCAGGTAGTTCCGGGAGATACCCTGCATCTGGAAGTAGAGATTACCCGCATGAAGGCGTCGATCGGCAAGGGACGTGCTGTAGCTACTGTAGACGGCAATGTAGTCGCCGAAGGCGAGATTATGTTTGCCCTGACCAATCGGGATAATGCCTGA
- a CDS encoding DNA-directed RNA polymerase subunit beta: protein MASRRSAIQEAAKTQKAAPNKKLTRRPAAPEPKEREKKPAPSSRSAGTRTMRIVLTIVGFVVAILLGMIVGYALLGHKSIADILYPETWAHIFQLIFAP from the coding sequence GTGGCTAGTCGTCGCTCTGCTATTCAGGAAGCAGCTAAGACTCAAAAAGCAGCTCCCAACAAAAAGCTCACCCGAAGACCGGCTGCTCCTGAACCAAAAGAACGGGAGAAGAAGCCAGCCCCTTCTTCCCGTTCAGCGGGAACCCGTACCATGCGTATCGTACTGACCATTGTCGGCTTTGTGGTAGCGATTCTGCTCGGTATGATTGTAGGTTACGCGCTGCTGGGGCATAAAAGTATTGCGGATATATTGTACCCCGAGACATGGGCTCATATTTTCCAGCTGATCTTTGCCCCTTAA
- a CDS encoding flagellar hook-basal body protein: MNNSMISAMVAMSGIQQKLGVVSDNIANADTVGYKGKQATFEDVFTTVKQQPGAASQLPGRVTAPGYNIGFGARMGDVTMDMTQGALKSTQNPTDLAIQGDGMFAVSVDGQQGWTREGSFHYVPVANDPKSAYMATEQGYLLLGDDGQPLKVPAKTQIDIDAKGVVRSTDGQGKVTVVGTRTVDPNTGKETIVPRRIQVDRITHPEGLQQMDGNLFVLPANQNRASVIGPMSAATEVRQGFLEASNVDLSTEMTEMMTVQRAYQLAARALSSSDQMMNLTNTLRG; this comes from the coding sequence ATGAATAACTCCATGATCAGCGCAATGGTGGCAATGAGCGGTATCCAGCAAAAGCTGGGTGTAGTATCGGATAATATTGCGAATGCCGATACAGTAGGCTACAAAGGCAAGCAGGCGACGTTTGAGGATGTATTTACCACCGTCAAGCAGCAGCCGGGTGCTGCCTCACAGCTGCCGGGTCGTGTGACCGCTCCGGGTTATAATATTGGATTCGGTGCCCGTATGGGTGACGTAACCATGGACATGACCCAGGGTGCGCTGAAGAGTACCCAGAATCCGACCGATCTGGCGATTCAGGGAGACGGTATGTTTGCAGTAAGCGTAGACGGACAGCAGGGCTGGACACGTGAAGGATCTTTTCACTATGTTCCTGTAGCCAATGATCCCAAAAGTGCTTATATGGCAACCGAGCAGGGCTACCTGCTGCTGGGAGACGATGGACAGCCGTTAAAAGTACCTGCCAAAACACAGATTGATATCGATGCCAAAGGGGTTGTCCGTTCGACGGATGGCCAAGGAAAAGTAACCGTAGTAGGTACGCGTACGGTTGATCCCAACACTGGCAAAGAAACTATTGTTCCGCGCCGTATTCAGGTGGACCGTATTACCCATCCGGAAGGTCTGCAGCAAATGGACGGTAATCTGTTCGTTCTGCCGGCCAACCAGAACCGTGCTAGCGTAATCGGACCGATGTCGGCAGCTACCGAAGTTCGTCAGGGCTTCTTGGAAGCATCCAACGTTGATCTGAGCACGGAAATGACGGAAATGATGACAGTACAACGCGCTTATCAGCTGGCAGCGCGTGCCCTTTCGTCCAGTGACCAAATGATGAACCTGACCAATACACTCCGTGGCTAG
- a CDS encoding flagellar hook-basal body protein gives MLRGLYTAASGMITQQRRHDTVTQNIANINTPGYKQVESIERSFPEMLISLTDGDQGATNRNIGRLNTGVLAEESISMNVQGDVRQTNSLDDFALVSEINLADPATGQNIPFDASGKYVADNGTVTYRPQAFFAVTGKDGETGYTRDGNFQLNGAGNLLTSTGNQVLGANGNPVTLQGSMEDYNVDSRGVITARDTGGEVGRIGITVVTQPGQMSRSGDGLFRIANAQAAGARALEAGDNVEVRQGYLEGSTVDAAASMVDLTAAMRAYEANQKVVQFYDKSLEKTVNEIGRV, from the coding sequence ATGTTAAGAGGTCTTTATACTGCTGCTTCTGGTATGATTACTCAACAGCGTCGCCATGACACGGTGACTCAGAATATTGCGAATATCAATACCCCCGGCTACAAACAGGTAGAAAGCATAGAGCGGTCTTTCCCTGAAATGCTGATTTCCCTGACAGACGGGGACCAGGGCGCAACGAATCGTAACATTGGCCGCCTGAATACAGGTGTGCTGGCCGAAGAAAGTATCTCCATGAACGTACAGGGTGATGTTCGTCAGACCAATTCACTGGATGACTTCGCTCTGGTATCGGAGATTAATCTGGCAGATCCGGCCACCGGACAAAATATTCCTTTCGATGCTTCCGGTAAATATGTAGCAGACAATGGTACAGTAACCTATCGTCCACAGGCTTTCTTCGCTGTAACCGGCAAAGATGGCGAGACAGGCTACACACGTGATGGTAATTTCCAACTGAATGGTGCAGGCAACCTGCTTACGTCTACAGGTAACCAGGTGCTGGGTGCCAACGGCAACCCGGTCACACTGCAAGGTTCCATGGAAGACTACAATGTAGATTCCCGTGGTGTGATTACAGCGAGAGATACAGGCGGCGAAGTAGGCCGTATCGGTATTACCGTCGTTACACAGCCCGGCCAGATGTCCCGCAGCGGCGACGGATTGTTCCGTATTGCCAATGCTCAGGCAGCTGGTGCAAGAGCACTTGAAGCAGGCGACAATGTAGAAGTGCGTCAGGGTTACCTGGAAGGTTCCACAGTAGATGCGGCAGCTTCCATGGTCGATCTGACTGCAGCGATGCGCGCTTATGAAGCCAACCAAAAAGTTGTACAATTCTACGACAAGAGTCTTGAGAAAACCGTCAACGAAATCGGACGTGTATAA
- the mreB gene encoding rod shape-determining protein MreB, whose protein sequence is MFSKDIGIDLGTANVLIHVKGRGVVLNEPSVVTLETDTKRVLAVGEEARRMIGRTPENIVAIRPLRDGVIADFEVTELMLKYFINKVGARNWYSHPRILICAPTNITSVEQKSIREAAERSGAKEVFLEAEPKAAAIGAGMNIYEPSGNMVIDIGGGTSDIAVLSLGDIVTSSSLKVAGDKFDDAIMRHIKNEYKLLIGERTAEDIKINIATVRPGGIQREMDIRGRDMVTGLPKTVTITANEVQAALSDTILSIVASAKVVLEQTPPELSADIIDRGVILTGGGALLDGLEDLFSQELHVPVLVAEDPMHCVVKGTGIMLNNLDKVSKKKF, encoded by the coding sequence ATGTTTAGCAAGGATATCGGAATTGATCTGGGTACGGCGAACGTACTGATTCATGTAAAAGGAAGAGGAGTTGTACTCAACGAACCTTCCGTAGTTACCCTGGAGACGGATACCAAGCGTGTTCTCGCAGTAGGTGAAGAAGCACGCCGCATGATTGGACGTACCCCCGAGAATATTGTGGCGATTCGCCCGTTGCGTGATGGCGTTATCGCTGATTTTGAAGTGACCGAGTTGATGCTCAAGTATTTTATAAACAAAGTGGGTGCGCGTAACTGGTACAGCCATCCACGTATTCTGATTTGTGCTCCAACCAATATTACATCCGTAGAGCAAAAATCAATCCGTGAAGCTGCAGAACGCAGCGGAGCCAAAGAGGTATTTCTGGAAGCAGAGCCAAAGGCAGCTGCAATCGGCGCCGGCATGAATATCTATGAGCCAAGTGGTAATATGGTTATTGATATCGGTGGTGGTACCAGTGATATCGCTGTACTGTCCCTTGGAGATATTGTAACGTCCTCTTCCCTCAAAGTAGCAGGAGACAAATTCGACGACGCGATTATGCGCCACATCAAAAACGAATACAAGCTGCTGATCGGTGAACGTACAGCAGAAGATATTAAAATCAATATCGCCACTGTACGTCCGGGCGGCATACAGCGCGAGATGGATATTCGCGGCCGTGATATGGTAACCGGTCTGCCGAAGACGGTTACGATTACAGCGAATGAAGTACAGGCTGCGCTGTCAGATACGATTCTCTCGATCGTAGCATCGGCCAAAGTAGTTCTGGAACAGACACCACCGGAACTGTCTGCCGATATTATCGATCGCGGAGTGATTTTGACAGGCGGCGGTGCACTGCTGGATGGTCTGGAAGATCTGTTTTCCCAGGAGCTTCATGTTCCGGTACTCGTGGCAGAAGATCCGATGCACTGTGTCGTCAAAGGAACTGGAATTATGTTAAATAATTTGGATAAAGTCTCTAAAAAAAAGTTCTGA
- the murA gene encoding UDP-N-acetylglucosamine 1-carboxyvinyltransferase encodes MSKFIVRGGKRLTGNVKVSGAKNSVLPIIAASLLGEKGASIIHEAPSLDDVMTINKVLESLGAVVTYQDETIHVDAQELSSCEAPYELVSKMRASFLVMGPLLTRMGRTRISLPGGCAIGTRPIDQHLKGFEAMGAEINLGQGYIEAKCEGRLRGTKIYLDVASVGATENIMMAATLAEGITTIENAAKEPEIVDLANFLNGMGAKVRGAGTGVIRIEGVEKLQGTEHTVIPDRIEAGTYMVAAAITGGNVYVEGAIADHLGPVIAKMEEMGVEIIPDENGVQVIANQPLRAVDVKTLPYPGFPTDMQAQMMALMLGSEGTSVITETVFENRFMHVDEFNLMNAGIRIEGRTSIVTGGASLVGAKVCATDLRAGAALICAGLIAEGTTEVGGTHHIDRGYVHLAEKLSGLGADIWRLEDSEAKTSTSEEQTASFAEKAKQAGASLLSVQPTGV; translated from the coding sequence ATGAGCAAATTTATCGTCCGCGGTGGCAAGCGATTGACAGGAAATGTCAAGGTTAGCGGAGCAAAGAATTCTGTTCTACCAATTATTGCTGCCTCACTGCTGGGAGAAAAAGGTGCAAGTATTATTCACGAAGCACCATCCCTAGACGATGTAATGACGATTAACAAAGTATTGGAATCGCTTGGAGCGGTGGTTACATACCAGGATGAGACGATTCATGTGGATGCACAGGAATTGTCCTCATGCGAAGCGCCTTACGAATTGGTAAGCAAAATGCGTGCCTCTTTTCTGGTAATGGGCCCACTTTTGACTCGTATGGGTCGTACCCGCATTTCTTTACCTGGAGGATGCGCAATTGGCACACGTCCAATTGACCAGCATCTCAAAGGTTTTGAAGCGATGGGTGCCGAGATTAATCTGGGACAAGGCTACATTGAAGCCAAATGCGAAGGCAGACTTCGCGGAACCAAGATTTATCTCGATGTAGCAAGTGTTGGCGCAACCGAGAATATTATGATGGCTGCGACGCTGGCTGAAGGTATCACTACAATCGAGAACGCGGCAAAAGAACCCGAGATCGTAGATCTGGCCAATTTCCTGAATGGAATGGGTGCAAAAGTTCGTGGAGCCGGTACTGGTGTTATTCGGATTGAAGGGGTAGAGAAACTTCAAGGGACCGAGCATACTGTTATTCCGGATCGTATTGAAGCAGGTACCTATATGGTAGCAGCTGCTATTACTGGCGGTAATGTCTACGTGGAAGGCGCAATCGCCGACCATCTGGGCCCTGTTATTGCGAAAATGGAAGAAATGGGCGTTGAAATCATTCCTGATGAGAACGGGGTACAGGTTATTGCCAACCAGCCTCTTCGCGCAGTTGATGTAAAAACATTGCCTTATCCGGGTTTCCCAACCGATATGCAGGCTCAAATGATGGCACTTATGCTGGGCTCCGAAGGAACCAGCGTGATTACCGAGACTGTATTTGAGAACCGCTTTATGCATGTCGATGAGTTTAACCTGATGAACGCAGGTATCCGTATCGAAGGCAGAACTTCGATCGTTACGGGAGGCGCAAGCCTGGTTGGTGCCAAAGTGTGTGCAACTGACCTTCGTGCCGGTGCAGCGTTAATTTGTGCGGGTCTGATTGCAGAGGGAACAACCGAAGTTGGTGGTACCCACCATATCGACCGTGGTTATGTACATTTGGCCGAGAAGCTGTCCGGTCTGGGTGCCGATATCTGGCGTCTGGAAGATAGCGAAGCCAAAACTTCCACATCAGAAGAACAGACTGCTTCCTTTGCTGAAAAAGCAAAACAGGCTGGCGCTTCACTGCTGAGCGTGCAACCAACAGGCGTCTAA
- a CDS encoding DUF1146 family protein, producing the protein MNTVDAGAAVGANGLLSIFISLLCIGLSFWALQNLKLDLLIRYPKSAAGKLLQLLLAIVLGHFVSAFLLDYIRWTQSLRFMF; encoded by the coding sequence ATGAATACAGTAGATGCGGGAGCCGCTGTCGGCGCAAACGGTTTGCTATCCATCTTCATCTCGCTTCTTTGCATCGGTCTTTCATTTTGGGCACTGCAAAATCTAAAGCTGGACCTGCTGATCCGTTATCCCAAGAGTGCTGCCGGTAAGTTGCTTCAATTGCTGCTGGCCATTGTGCTTGGGCATTTCGTATCTGCCTTTTTGCTCGACTATATCCGGTGGACACAGTCTCTGCGATTTATGTTTTGA
- a CDS encoding F0F1 ATP synthase subunit epsilon: MSTFLLEIVTPERLVFSEQVDRLKATGIDGELGILAGHIPMVTPLKVAPLAFQAGKQRTTYAIQGGFLEVRADKVVVLADSAEKANDIDVDRARAAKERAERRLNNRSQDHTDFRRAELALQRAMNRLKVSSSGENR; this comes from the coding sequence GTGAGCACGTTTTTACTGGAGATCGTTACACCTGAACGTCTGGTGTTTTCCGAACAGGTAGACCGACTGAAAGCGACCGGAATTGACGGAGAGCTGGGTATTCTGGCTGGTCATATTCCAATGGTTACACCACTCAAAGTCGCTCCACTGGCTTTCCAGGCTGGCAAGCAGCGTACAACCTACGCTATCCAGGGCGGATTCCTCGAAGTCCGCGCAGATAAAGTAGTTGTACTGGCAGACAGTGCCGAGAAAGCAAACGATATTGACGTGGATCGTGCACGTGCTGCCAAAGAGCGTGCCGAGCGTCGTCTGAACAATCGTTCACAGGATCACACCGATTTCCGTCGTGCAGAGCTTGCTCTGCAGCGGGCGATGAACCGGCTTAAGGTATCATCATCGGGTGAAAATAGATAA
- the atpD gene encoding F0F1 ATP synthase subunit beta: MNKGRVVSITGPVVDVEFERGQLPEILHALKVESTLDNGTVIDLTLEVSNHLGDNLVRCIAMSSTDGLVRGLDVINLGGPISVPVGNVTLGRVFNVLGNPIDEAGDVVAEVKNPIHREAPKFDELSTQAEMLETGIKVIDLLAPYAKGGKIGLFGGAGVGKTVTIQELINNIAQEHGGISVFSGVGERTREGNDLYHEMRDSGVINKTAMVFGQMNEPPGARLRVALTGLTMAEYFRDVEGKDVLLFIDNIFRFTQAGSEVSALLGRMPSAVGYQPTLATEMGQLQERITSTKKGSVTSIQAIYVPADDYTDPAPATTFAHLDATTNLERKISEMGIFPAVDPLASSSRILTPEVVGEEHYNVAQGVQRILARYQELQDIIAILGMDELSEEDKLTVARARKIQRFLSQPFHVAEQFTGIKGCYVPVKETVRSFKEILDGKHDDLPEAAFLFVGTIEEAVEKAKTL; this comes from the coding sequence ATGAACAAAGGACGTGTAGTAAGTATCACGGGTCCGGTTGTAGACGTTGAGTTTGAACGTGGTCAACTTCCGGAAATTCTGCATGCGCTCAAAGTCGAGAGTACACTGGATAATGGTACGGTTATCGACCTGACGCTTGAAGTATCCAATCACCTGGGCGATAATCTGGTCCGTTGTATTGCGATGTCTTCCACAGATGGTCTGGTTCGCGGTCTGGATGTAATCAATCTGGGCGGTCCAATCTCTGTACCTGTAGGTAATGTTACTTTGGGTCGTGTATTTAACGTACTCGGTAACCCAATCGACGAAGCGGGCGATGTTGTCGCTGAAGTCAAAAACCCGATTCACCGCGAAGCACCTAAATTTGACGAATTGTCCACACAGGCAGAAATGCTGGAGACCGGGATCAAGGTTATCGACCTTCTCGCTCCTTATGCCAAAGGTGGTAAAATCGGTCTGTTCGGTGGTGCCGGTGTAGGTAAAACCGTAACGATCCAGGAATTGATCAACAACATCGCCCAGGAGCATGGCGGTATCTCCGTATTCTCCGGTGTCGGCGAGCGTACTCGTGAAGGTAATGACCTGTATCACGAGATGAGAGATTCCGGCGTTATCAACAAAACAGCCATGGTATTCGGACAAATGAACGAGCCTCCAGGCGCACGTCTGCGCGTTGCACTGACAGGTCTGACGATGGCCGAGTATTTCCGTGATGTAGAAGGTAAAGACGTACTTCTGTTCATCGATAATATCTTCCGCTTTACTCAAGCGGGTTCCGAAGTATCCGCCCTGCTCGGACGTATGCCGTCTGCGGTAGGTTACCAGCCAACCCTGGCAACCGAGATGGGTCAGCTGCAAGAGCGTATCACTTCCACCAAAAAAGGATCGGTTACATCCATCCAGGCGATTTATGTACCTGCGGATGACTATACGGATCCAGCGCCAGCAACGACGTTTGCCCACTTGGATGCAACGACGAACCTGGAGCGTAAAATCTCCGAGATGGGTATTTTCCCTGCGGTAGATCCGCTGGCTTCCAGCTCCCGTATCCTGACTCCTGAAGTTGTAGGCGAAGAGCATTACAACGTAGCACAGGGCGTACAACGCATTCTGGCTCGCTACCAGGAACTGCAGGATATCATCGCGATCCTGGGTATGGACGAGCTGAGCGAGGAAGACAAGCTGACAGTAGCACGCGCGCGTAAGATCCAGCGCTTCCTGTCCCAGCCTTTCCACGTTGCAGAGCAATTTACCGGTATCAAAGGATGTTATGTACCTGTAAAAGAAACAGTGCGCAGCTTTAAAGAAATTCTGGACGGTAAGCATGATGATCTTCCGGAAGCAGCATTCCTCTTTGTAGGCACAATTGAAGAGGCAGTGGAAAAAGCGAAAACACTGTAA